The following is a genomic window from Spirochaetota bacterium.
ATCAAGACATCAAGGATCTCAGAAAGCTTGAGAAATCACTAACAAAGAATAAATCATTTACTACACCTATATATATGTCCATTGAAAAGCAGATTAACATAATACTTGGCAACAGAATTAAGCTACTTGAATTAAAAATTGAGAATCCACCAGAAGATTTATTATTGGAGATTGATGGAACTGTAGACAAAGAGGAGATTAAACCTATTCAGAAGACTCCTGAGAAGAAAAAGGCCAAGAGAGCAAAGGCAAAAGTGAAGAAAGAGCCAGTATTGGTGAAGGACGAGATAGAAGAACAAGAAATACCAATGCTATTGCAGGATGATATTGACGAAAAGATTCAGTTACTTGAAAAGGGAAGAGAAAATAATAATACAACTATCAAGGTGAAGGGGGAAAAAGAAAAAGTTGAAGATGAGGAGAATATAAAGATTCTTGATGTCGCTTTAGAAAAAGGAACCCTTAACAAGCAGGAGCTAGAGAAAGAGAAGAAAAGAGTAAAATTTTTTAAAGACAATTTCCCCAGAAGTGAATACTAATTCTTTCTCATCGCCTTTTCAATCAACAATTCAAGTTTATACTTCTCAAGGAAATAGAGTGTGCTTCCCAGTACCGCTTCCTCCTTACGCAAATCGGTAAATACTAAATCCCTAATTATATTTACATGAATAGCATTATCTCTCAACTCATTTAGCATGCCTGACAAGCTATGAAAATTGCCAGCAGCAATAAAATCAGATGAGACATCACCAGGTCCTACGATGTTATATAAGGTCTCCTTACCTTTATGTTTGGAGATTGAAGCGACCAATGTGCTCCTAGTGTTATATTTTAACAGATGTTGTCCCTGAAGGAAATTACTCTCATCAATTATAGATAGTTTACCAAATCTATCGGTCCTCAGGCAATATACATTGACCATATCTGTCTTCAGATTGGAAAACATACTCACTTGTTTAACGCGCTTAATTATGTTAAGGCAAAAGCCATATAGAAAGACCAAAAATTCATCCTTTGCCTTCAGTGGATAGAAATAAACGAAGATATTCCCACTCTCATTAATGATATATGCAAAAACAAAATCACCCCTCTCTTCATAAGCGATGGATATTGAATCCCTTTGAAACAAGTCATAATACCTGTTAAGGGCACTCAGTAGGCTCTCATCGCCATAAAATTTATAAACGATCTCCCTTTTAGGCCTTAAAGTGAGCGTAGATATTAGACTGATAATATTCGGATATATAGCCTCATCAATCTTTTCCCCATCCCTTGTTATTACAATATATTTACCATTCATATTGGTTACATATCTGGCGGCAGTATTTATCTTTTTTTCAACTATAAAAGAATAGGCCTCTTTAAACATATTAGTGATTCTCTTATATAACTTCTTGTGTGGTTCAGGTGTATTTATGGCGCAATAATCATCAAAACCCCTCTTTAATTTAAGCCCATCCCTTAAAATCATAAAGAGAATCTTTGATAAGACCTCATCAGAATAATATTCCTTTAAAAATGATTCTCCCCAGCTTGTATGATAGAGATAATGTATTGTCTTAATAGAATCACCCACCTCATTATCATAATTTATTATGATAAAATTCAATAGGTTGAATGCAGGGTTGAAAAAATATTCATTCTTTAAATAAATACGTTCCCCAGTGAAAAAAAGGGACATCTGATTTAATAGTTCCATTATTCGGGATTGGTCTATTCTACTATACCCAGATTGGATGTTCAGTCTAGTGAAAAGATGATCATATATCTGATTTAGAACTGTCCATACCAGCAACCTCAATATACTCTTCTCAGTCCTTATTGTTGTTGATACGAAGGTATCCTCTTCACTCGTATTTCTCTTATACAACCTCCATTCACTCTCATTAAGGCCCTTATTAACCGGCTCCACATAGAGTATCGCTTCAAAGGGTGTATCCTTGAAAGTAATAAATTGCTCTATCTTATCCTTCTCACGGGAAAAATGGGTCTTTATTTTTCTACTAAGGAGCATAAAATCAGTTTCGGAAATCTTTTTTGCTAAATTGAGCGAAGGTAACTGCATAGAAATCCTCTGATAACTTAACAGCATAAACCTCTTAACCAGATCCCAAAACTTCATTATTTTATTAAAATCCCAATTATCGAAGTTATCAAGTTCTTGAATGACATTATCATCCCATCCCCATTCCTTAACATAGCGGAACATAACTTCCACTTTATATGGAATACTCTTCTTCGCCTTTACACCCATATATTTGGATAATTGAGGAGCTATCTTCAAATAGAGATTTTGCTTTAGTATATTAAGTAAAGTTTTATCCTCCATTGATGAATTATAGTAATCATATACCTCTTGAAACATCAGCAGATAAGAATCGAGAATAGTATCATTCAGTTGTTCTCTCTGAATATTTATTTTCACTCTCTGACTCAATAGTGGTGAGTCATCACTTCCAAAAAGATATTTTTCCAATACACCGATCTTTATAATTGACTTAAAGGGATTCCCAAGAGATTTGATAATTTGAAAGAGTGCAGCGCCAAGAAAATCCTCTCTGGAAATCTCATATAGATTTCCCAAATCAATAAAATCCTTCTGTCTCTTTTCTTCAGGCAACCTTTGATATAATTTCTCATATTCATCATCCCTAACAAAACGAGGTATTACCCACCAGAATGGGACCTTCCCTGTGATTATAATTGAACTTCTGAAGAATTCATCCTTTAATACAGCTCCAGTAGTTGAACCGAATGCCTCTTCAGTATCCTCTGCAAATATATTCTGTTTGATATTCTCTACATCGTTTATGAATAGATGTACCGATGCATCTA
Proteins encoded in this region:
- a CDS encoding class I adenylate cyclase, with translation MEFLELIENNKQKYLFFNEIKFQRFQQLLTNLNTKRIINSIPFLLSLNNKKLPGYVEGETPFGIVNYEVDEDTKRFIRSKFPVVKFEINKDQPFIEMVAVMGSIGTIAYNKKSDFDYWICINSRNVSKESLERFREKVEAIQKWIATEIDASVHLFINDVENIKQNIFAEDTEEAFGSTTGAVLKDEFFRSSIIITGKVPFWWVIPRFVRDDEYEKLYQRLPEEKRQKDFIDLGNLYEISREDFLGAALFQIIKSLGNPFKSIIKIGVLEKYLFGSDDSPLLSQRVKINIQREQLNDTILDSYLLMFQEVYDYYNSSMEDKTLLNILKQNLYLKIAPQLSKYMGVKAKKSIPYKVEVMFRYVKEWGWDDNVIQELDNFDNWDFNKIMKFWDLVKRFMLLSYQRISMQLPSLNLAKKISETDFMLLSRKIKTHFSREKDKIEQFITFKDTPFEAILYVEPVNKGLNESEWRLYKRNTSEEDTFVSTTIRTEKSILRLLVWTVLNQIYDHLFTRLNIQSGYSRIDQSRIMELLNQMSLFFTGERIYLKNEYFFNPAFNLLNFIIINYDNEVGDSIKTIHYLYHTSWGESFLKEYYSDEVLSKILFMILRDGLKLKRGFDDYCAINTPEPHKKLYKRITNMFKEAYSFIVEKKINTAARYVTNMNGKYIVITRDGEKIDEAIYPNIISLISTLTLRPKREIVYKFYGDESLLSALNRYYDLFQRDSISIAYEERGDFVFAYIINESGNIFVYFYPLKAKDEFLVFLYGFCLNIIKRVKQVSMFSNLKTDMVNVYCLRTDRFGKLSIIDESNFLQGQHLLKYNTRSTLVASISKHKGKETLYNIVGPGDVSSDFIAAGNFHSLSGMLNELRDNAIHVNIIRDLVFTDLRKEEAVLGSTLYFLEKYKLELLIEKAMRKN